Proteins from a genomic interval of bacterium:
- a CDS encoding integration host factor subunit beta — MVKADIVNRVFDAAKADAERAGREPMSKAQASLAVDAMFDALRDAMVRGERIEFRGFGVFQVRPRKRGVGRNPRTGHEVKIPPGRTVRFKPGKDLRDLGQ, encoded by the coding sequence ATGGTCAAGGCCGACATCGTCAACCGCGTCTTCGACGCGGCGAAGGCCGACGCGGAGCGCGCCGGGCGCGAGCCGATGAGCAAGGCCCAGGCGAGTTTGGCGGTGGACGCGATGTTCGACGCGCTGCGGGACGCGATGGTCCGCGGCGAGCGGATCGAGTTCCGCGGTTTCGGCGTCTTCCAGGTCCGCCCGCGCAAGCGGGGCGTCGGCCGCAACCCGCGCACGGGGCACGAAGTCAAGATCCCGCCCGGCCGCACCGTCCGCTTCAAGCCGGGCAAGGATCTGCGCGACCTCGGCCAGTGA